The sequence tatatattatacatacactgtTTATATACGTATGTTTTagtctcttattttttttgcagggaaCTTACAGATATCTCAGTTTTGCAGTCCTTTATACACTTGCGCTATGTGGACCTTTCCCAGAACGCCTTGCATGACCTCTCTCCCCTTGGGGCTTTGACTCATCTGCTGAGCTTGCGAGTGGATCAGAACCGGCTGCTCAGCATGAAAGGGTTGGGAGAGCTTCCTTATCTACAAATAGTCAGCCTGGCGCAGAACCGCATTCAGACCCTTCAGGGACTGGCTCTCCCTCGTCTTGAATCACTCAATCTGATAGGTCAGTGTAGATTTAAGCTGAGTCTGAGGGCTGCTGTAAGGCCAACATCTCATTGGAGTTTTGGCTTCATAATTCATCATTACCTTTAAATTGATCTCACTTTCAACTCACAGTTTAGTAAATCAGCCTCATTGGCTTTCCCTACAGTCTGTAATACTAATACCTCTATATTTTCCTCCTATCATCCCGATAATAATATTCTTCCTATTGATTCCTCTCATCGCTCatcttcattcattcactcactgtGTTTACTTACTGTCCTGCTGATGATATTTCTTCCTATTTGTTTAGTGCTGTCTCCCCTCTGCTTTCATGTTGTGCAGGTAATAAACTGTCTAGTCTGGAGGATCTGGATTGCAGCAAACTCTGTAGCCTGCACACCTTGGAGCTACGCGGGAATCAGATCGCAAGCACGGCTGGGCTGAACCTCTCCAACCTAAAAGAACTTTATCTGGTGAGCACTTGACCCGTGCAAGTGAATggaagctgtgtgtgtgtgaatgaagggtttgtgtatttttgtgtgtgattaAACATTGAAGGCTGGGATTGTGTAGGTGTATGAATGAAGGCCAGGTGTAGGTTTTCACTCAGATCATGACAATGTGTCTTGTCTTCCAGGCTCAGAATAATATAAAGACGTTAGAGGGGCTGGAATCTCTTGTAAATTTAACCAGCCTCCACCTGAGAGACAACCAGCTGGAGACTCTGGATGGATTTTCTGAGAAAATGAAGGCCTTACAATACCTTAATCTCAGGTACGTGTACATTCATAGaaacggcagatcagacccattcggcccgtttAGTCTGCtggtttttcctgctgtaaagattatGGTTCTTGGCCATGtgactatacatatacatgtttaaagggacgcttcatctgcatggtccctttaaatgttcatgaTGTTCCTTTTGCAAAAGCACGGGCAAATTCTGCTGTATCCCCCAAAATGAATTTGGCCCTTTATTCACCCCCCAACTAAATACtgggcaggagatgtgtttggcagaAATCATCTCCATGAACATTATATACTTACCTCTGGTTAGCTCCAGCACCGGCTCAGGGAACACTGTAGCTGGGGGTCTGTTCAGACTCCCGTGATTTTAATAGCATCGTTATCCCTtcactgattggcagcttcaaGCTGCAGaaacagggctgcagcttctaggtCAAGAAAGTATCTTCCTCTTCCATCTTGAATAATTATACCAATTTCTGCACCAGTTGAAAAATgagcacatttttaaaatgcccAAAAAGAGCCAGAGACAG comes from Spea bombifrons isolate aSpeBom1 chromosome 11, aSpeBom1.2.pri, whole genome shotgun sequence and encodes:
- the LRRC23 gene encoding leucine-rich repeat-containing protein 23, translated to MSDVEDEVQDEEQESEQQLEETTPDIARGDEEEDEDEEGEKEGEEAEEPEKEEEPPHVPLTEEMLKEGLSLLCKTGNGLAHAFVRLELKDKELTDISVLQSFIHLRYVDLSQNALHDLSPLGALTHLLSLRVDQNRLLSMKGLGELPYLQIVSLAQNRIQTLQGLALPRLESLNLIGNKLSSLEDLDCSKLCSLHTLELRGNQIASTAGLNLSNLKELYLAQNNIKTLEGLESLVNLTSLHLRDNQLETLDGFSEKMKALQYLNLRGNLLATLQETHKLKCLPMLRALVLRENPCEEEEGYRMETLITLPHLQRLDKDFFEDEERTEAAETQRMRLEEGMAESSNE